GCGACCCAAGTCTCGCCCTCAGCCGAGCGCACTACTTTCCTGTAGGTCGGCCTGAAGACCGCCATTCTGGAAGCGTGCTGGCTCGGCTGGGTGTTCCGTTTTTCCTTTATCCTTTTTCCTTCACTTGAATCTACCTTATCTCCCCACTGTGCAGTAATCTATTTATGTTGCCGCTTTTTGCGGAACCTTTATAAGGTCGGAACCCAAGCGCGGTAGGGCGCGGGCAGCTGGAGGACTGCTTTGGCAAAGGACAACCAGTTATCTGTGGCGGGTTGGTCGGCACAGTTCCGGTGAGAGAACGCGGCCGTGAGGACTTCGGCTTTGGTTCCTGAAATGCATCGTCCGAATTTTCGACCCCCGACCCCTCCTTACCCAGCCCCGGGTGTAGGAGGTTGGGGTGGCGGGAGCGGCTTCCGGGGTACCCCGGGCGGGGGCGGACCACGGCCGCCCTCCCCTCGGGACGGGTACGGGAGCCCGCACCACACGCCGCCTTACGGGCACCGGTCTAGGCCCTACGGAAGCAGCCACTCTCCGCGACACGGCGGCAGCTTCTCGGGGGGCCGGTTCGGGTCACCGTCTCCTGGCGGCTACCCTGGCTCGTACTCCAAGTCCCCCGCGGGGTCCCAGCAGCAATTCGGCTACTCCCCGGGGCAGCAGCAGACCCACCCCCAGGTAATAATAGCCAGCGTTTGCCGAGCTCTTACTGTATGGCAGGCATGGTGCTAATATTCCCTTTGTGTGGATTATTTTGTTTAATCCTCTGTGAGGTGAGATAACTGTTGTTAGCCCTGTTTTGCAGATGAGTAAATTGAGGCTTAGAGAAGTATTTTAAGATTATTCTAAAAATGGTAGAGCTGTAGTTCTGCTCTAGAGCCTTTGTGCTTTTAACCAGTAGGCTGCCCTAATTCTCCGTTATCTCTTATTTGCTCTGGACCTTACCAGTTCGTTTCAGTTAAGTATTTTGAGCAACTGGGCTCTGAGGGAGGCAAAAGTGAAAGAATCCCAGTATATAACTTTTCTAGGTTATAGGCTATTGCCATCTTCCTGCAACtgtcaactttttctttcttttttctttaaactctgtttttGAGCTTCATTGTCTTCTGGGCCAAATTCTCTCAAGGGAAGGTCGGTAATAGTGGAAGTTCCCTTTTCTCAGTGAATACAAGACGGGAGTATTGTGTCAAGGATTTCTTTGGCTTGGCTCTGCTTAGTGTTTTCCAACTTTGTATATGCTAAACCAACCCCACCCCTTTGAGCCTGGAGCTAATGAGTTGTAAATTTCTATGAGAAAGGTTTTAGAAGTTATGtgtagggttaaaaaaaaaagttttaatttttctccaggaaaaaaaaaagtcttttgtcACGGCTTGTACTTGATTTCATCACCATTAGTCTTCAATAATTGCAGATTTATTACATTGGCAACTCAAAAAAGTAGTTGAGGGGACAGTGGGCAtggaattattattaaataagtatgctaaatttttttaaatacctttaacACAAACAAACTAGATTAAAGGAAACTTGGACTTAGCAATTGAACATACCTGGTTTCATATGACAGCTTTTAACCAGCAATGTGATCCCcattagccttaaaaaaaaaaaaaaaaccagttacctctactaaatgttttttttattttaactgatgatttttttcctaaagggtTCTCCAAGGACATCCACACCATTTGGATCAGGGCGTGGTAGAGAAAAAAGAATGTCTAATGAGTTGGAAAGTTATTTCAAGCCTTCAATGCTTGAAGATCCTTGGGCTGGCCTAGAACCAGTATCTGTAGTGGACATAAGCCAACAATACAGCAATACTCAAACATTCACAGGCAAAAAAGGAAGATACTTTTGttaacatttctgaaattcaACTGGAAGCTTCATGTGTCAGGAACATCTTGGACAAAACTTTTACTTGTGAAAATAAGTTGAACCCAAAGATGTTGATTTTGAATAATTAGTAGGGCCTTGGTATTTTTCATTATATCAAGTGTTGTTATTAGAGAAGAATGTAGGATAATTTTCAGTATTTAGTTCTCTGAAAGTGCCTATCACATTTAGACTTACAGTTTCAATATATTTAACATTCCTGGTTATATAATGGACATttgtcttttaaatgtttttctaatgttttaaaataaaacattttgtcttTGTAGCTATATTGTGGTTTTGTGGTATGATAAAGAAGTAGAATAACTAAAATAATGCTTTGTAATCACTTAGAATTTATAGGTAAATGTTTTgcaaattgtttttgaaaatgaattagaTAAACTATTTCTATCTCATGTCTATTCTTTTAGCTATAGACAATTCTATATTCCTAAAAAGGAAGCAAATAGCAAAGTTCTATTTGTATCCACTATATTGTTCtacatgcatattttatttaatgcttcTATTGAAACACATTGAAACTTGATTTCAAATCACAGAACCCCACTTAGAATAAGTTTATACTCATTAAACCAGAAAAGACAAGGATATTCATGCATAggtagatcaatgtatttaatcTGAATTTCTATCTCTTATCACTATAATTATTTACTTTTGAAACCAAAGAAGATATTTACCAACAAACCCAAATAACTTCCATCACAAAAAGAGCATCTCTTAATTCCATCAGTCTTGAAGAAGTCATACTCAGACATGTTTTGTACTCTTAAGCCAATTAAGTTTGACCATTGCAGTAAGGCCCTTGAGCTTGAATAACATATCCAACCTGATATTAGAAGACAGTTCTGTGATCTTTAGCCCCATTGAGCCTACTTGGAGTAGAGAAATGGTTTCCTAAAGAAAGGAAAGCTATGTGTATGTATCTATAACAatggaagtaaaaaaaatgaatatttcctcAATTATGAAAAACAAAGTCAAGCCTTACAATGTGCAATGAAATCTTTTTAGATGTTTTGAAGGCACAAACTAGATAGAGCtagttaaaattttgtttcaaccccccccccgcaaaaaaaaaaaaaatctaagaatgaAATGTTTGAGCCATACCCAGTTATGTTCAGTTCATTGGGTCTCTCATGGGGACAAAACAGAATGGAAGGATTTTAGATTAATGATAGTTCCAGGAGAGCCAGCACTTTGGAAATTCTCTTTCTACCAATTATTAGCTGGATGAGTTTACTTCTCTGTGCCTtaattttctcatatgtaaaatgaggaaatttaCAGTATCTGTCAGAGGTGTTGTGTTTGAAGATTAAATAGGTTCATATATGTGAAACTCTTTGGctagggcctggcacatagtaagcactcattTATCCCTGTGTCCTCAGTTTTTAGAATAGTGCCTATAAAACTTGTAggctctaggggctggggttgtagctcagcagtagagtgctcgcctctcatgtgggaggccctgggtttgatcctcagcactacataaaaataaattttaaaaaataaaaagtatttaaaaatatacgcTCTTTAAAAAAACTTGTAGGCTCTAAATATTTGATGAGTAAATATAGAAATTCTAATTATAACTATGATATTTATCTGCCTATTTCCATGTATATAAAAGGAACAGATTAGTAATTACACTCAGCATTTTAAAAGCTCTTATTCTCTAACATCTTTCCATGTTGAGATCATGATGTATGATGAACTTATACTATATAAAATTACTGATTCTCTACAAAAATAGGATACTTTTGTAAATAGCTTTATTGAACTTAATAGGTAAGAAATATCTTAAGGAAATGACAGTTGGAAATAATTATTACAGTCTCTAGAGATTGTTGGGATTATTGGCCAAAAAAAGTTTGGAAGCCAGGTATGATAGcaggtgcctataatcccatctattcagggggctgaggcaggaggatcacaaaatttAAGCCAGCATGATCAACTTATctagactgtgtctcaaaaaaagaaaagaaaattaggaaaaattttaTGTGAATGTATTCATACAATATTTGGAAGACATTCAGATGTAACTCTTCTAATGgtttttgtgcattttatttcacTACTGTACTTTTATaagtgaaatatatttaaaatttctttcttgccAAGTTACCAATATTTACTTACAGAGATTTGGCCTTGTCTgacttttttaagaaaacattttaatgtatatACACCATCATCACTGTATTCTCTAATCAAAGTTCTTATGGCATTGGTCATTTTGTTAGTTTCTATTCTTTGTTTAGCTGAGTGAAAGGAATTgatcattctttaaaatagaaagtgATTGGATATTTAATATTTCAGAATACACATTCTAGAATTCTTCATAGAATTGCTGAgcatcttttttgaaaaaatccTTGAGTGTGCTTCTTAGGAATTCAGATAATTAAAGAATGGTGACAATGTAAACTGCAGAGAGGGTCTTCAAACAAGGGTATGCATACTCCTGGGAGTATTTTACTTTCCAAGAAATACGCAGGCATGGATAGTTTTAACAGAATCCAAATTCAGATCCTCAATTCCCATATGAAGTATTTGTTAGAAAAAGATCTACCTAAGAATATGCCCATGGTAAAGGGATAATACTAGTTCCACTTTCTATCCTTTCCCATTTCATAAAAGAAATCTGTGGTAGGCTAGGGTCCTAGCTCagggtaaagtgctcacctagcacattcgagaccctgggttcgatcctcagcaccacataagaataaataaaatgaaaggtattgtgtccatctacaactaaaataaatatagctgtaccatattgtttttctcaaaaattacCCCAACAGTATTCAAATTTCCCCATATTCTTCCAGAACCTTGCCATTACCCCATCAAGATGTGTCCCTTCCCTTTACCCTAAGCAGACCTTTCTGACAACCCTAAGAAGCAAAATATGTGTTAGAAATGGGTTACATTAATTCCATGTGGAAATCTTCAGAAttcagaattactgttaagtggactggggttgtgtctcagtggtggagtgcttgcctagcatgcatggggcactgggttcaatcttcagggccacttaaaaataaaggttaCTGTATCCacctaccattaaaaaaaaaaaaaccaaaacaaatatttttttttaaatactgtcaaGTAAGGAGATGACTGTTTGTTGACATTGCCTTTTTAtctcctatttaaaaaaacaatttctgCGGGTGAACTGTGGGAAAAGAAAGCTAAGAACATGAACATACATGAAAGCAAAAATACTTCTTTATAGACAACAAGTAAATGGTAAGACTGCTTCATCTAAGAATTagaatatttgaattttgtatAAAAGCATGATTGGTTTTGGTTGATCTGCTGTATAGCAGGCTTTCTGTATTTCTACCATTTCAATCATGATAAAGAGCCTGATAAATGTGTCTCAATCCCTGTCTCAGCATAATTTGCATGATttcaaggaggaagaaaagttccATGTTTACTTCTGTCATATTAACATTACATCTTCATGTTAAAAGAACATGCTTTAGAGGTAAGTTTGTAATTTTATACTTTCTggaacatattttaaagaaatattttcattaacctTTGTCAGTACATTGTTAGTGTCCATGGATCTGTATTGTTTTATGTAGGCTCCAGTATCCTGCTATTGATACTcagtcatttctgttttttttttttcattcctactAGGTATTTAGGTTTAAATTAACAAATACTTTGTGGTTTTTACTAGAAGACACATGGTAGTTATCAGTATACCTCATAACTTACtagtgactttttctttctttcccccatagtttttattgatgcattcttcttctttcccccatagtttttattgatgcattatccTAGTACACAATggtggatttgttgttacatgtttgtacatGGCAAACAGTGtaacttggccaatatcattccccatttttgttcttaatttctaaaatttttcacCTAAGACTATTATaagattcattattttatataatatatcagtttttcatctctgtgaccaaaatacccaaaaagaacaacttagaagagggaaagtttattttaactGACAGTTACTGACATTCCATCCATAGtgggctggctccattgctctgggcccaagatgacgcagaacatcatggtggaagggtatgatGGAGGAGTGCTGCATTCATGCTATCTGGAAAGcaaaaaggggaaggggacacagggaagatgaacccttccaggacatgccccCGATGACCCAGgtcctccagccatgctccacTTGCATGCAATTAACCACCCAATTAATTCATTCAAACTAgtatggactgattaggttacagctctcagtCCAATATTTTACCtatgaatattcctgcattaacacaggacacctcatatccaaatcctAACAATGATAAGTTAGTAAACACACTGCCAGTTAAACTTATGCTATCGATTTTAAGATACATGTCAATTTCTGAGATAATAAAATTGTCTTTAGTTTGATGAGGTACCATATACACTGAAAAGATAGGAGAGAATGTCTTCAAAATATAGTTTAGGACATAGTGTGTCCAACTAGAAAATCAGCTTATCAAATATGTATATTCTGTTCTCACTCATAAATTATCAGTCATAAAATCTCTAGTGTGTATAGTTATCTCTAGGAAATTTGTATAATTTCCTATGTTATGGTGGTGCTTTTATTCTGTTCTAGTTTTAAGTACCACAAGCAAGATGACTCTTAAAGACATAGATAAGTCACGGTAAAGCCTTTTGGATAACTTCCCAAGAAATTGAGCATTACTTAAAAAAATGGGGTCTTCTATGAGattggttttcttattttccctcttGTATAGGTatttgaacccagcgccttgtgcatgctaaccaaatgctctaccactgagctacatccccaaccatttttaatttaattcgaGACTAGGTTACAttagttactgaggctagccttgagtTTAAAATTCTGCCTTCACATTTATGTGCTGCTACACCCAGCAGGAGTAGTTTTCAGTTCTTTGCttttaacaaaatggaaaaaaaaaaccttgaattgTTAATAAcagactataaaaataatttggtgATAGATCAATTTATGACTTAGCATACAACTTTGAAGGAGTACAAGAATTTAGTGGCATCATTATGACAAGATATTTTTctatccctttttttaaaaaaaaatttagttgtagttggacaccatacctttattttatttatttatttaattttatgtggtgctgaggatcaaacgcagcGCCTCACAgttactaggcaagtgctgtatcactgagccacaaccacagcacCTATCTATCCGTTTTTAAATCTgtgaatgagattttaaaatagtaacaCAATCACTATTAACTCGTTCTAGCATTATTAAcactattatttttatcaattgaaTAGTAGTTGTTGAAGACAACAGTCTTCAACACTTGGAGATTTGTAGTCAttggaattattattttaagttttgaaaaaaaattatttcaataaatatgattttaatatacTTTGAAAGATGTGATTAAGGTAGCAGTAAAAGACATTTAAGCACTAAACTATATTGAGATTAAATTACATGGGGCAGtataatgaaaatgcaaattcaaaataatacaaatattctattaaataaaactttgttcATGTGTTAAGGAGTGATGGTATATATTCAATTGTTAGAATTCATTAAGCACTTTAAACCAatacaattaatttattaatattacagaAATGACTTTGtaatttttgaaatgataaaaatgttttatgtcaacttgaaaatatataaaggggTATTTTACTTTCCAAAATTGCTCTTAAGAATATGGAACCagagctgggcttgtggctcaatggtagagctcttgcctagcatgtatgaggcactggattagattctcagcaccacatataaataaattaataaaatgaaggttcatcaacacttttaaaaagtatttaaataaaaaaaaagaatatggtaccaaaatttttaaagatcTCAGACCAGTTGAAGTTTTAATAAACTATGAATCCAAGAAAAGTCAAAGAAGGATGAAAAAaggtgtaaaaataaaacaaaatccaaatatttCAGTAGTCACAGTGAGtctaaaatttcctttaaaaagaaaacatttaaaaaatcagattggATGAGAAAAATAGGACCTGTTTGCTGGTTTGAGAAACATGCATCTAAAATGGTATATTTAAACTAACTCTCTGGACATTTTAatacttgtatttaaaaaatgcataaggAGATAACAGAATTTGTAAAGACAGAGAACCTACATACAAAATAGACAATATATCTATatgatttacatatatttctttacaggtacatatatacattttttatgaaTGTTGTATGTCAGCATCTGCACATTTCAAAGAATTGGTTTATATACAGATGATGTTTTCTAACTGAAgtatcaataaattttaaaaacaaaaacaaaaaataccccTCCCTTCAATATGGATTTTTATCTTGTAGAATTTGAAATACAATTtccctcaataaataaataaatagaatcaacaacaacaacaacaaaaataccccGCCCCACCAGATTCAAGAATAAGCTAATGAAATAAAGCAAACtgtagagaataaaataaataaagcaaagttgCCTCTTTGGATAAACTAAACAAAGattgaggaagaaaagcaaaagaataaaaggaaaaatattaatcttTGTTATAACATCAGGAACtgtgctttaaaaatgtataaaatagtaagaaaacaacAGTGATGGAATCACCCAAAGGATAATGCAGTAGTAAATAAGTCAGTATTGCATCATCCTGTGCTCTTCTTACTGCATTGCTCCAAGTACTGCATTATGTTTCAGGAAGATACAAAAGCAGTCTAAAGACACAATCTGTAAGCTTTCCTCAGACAATTGGAaatacagcattttttttttccttcttggtaccagggattgaattcaggggcacttgaccaccgagccgcatacccagccccattttgtattttaggtagagacagggtctcactgagttgcttagagcctcccttttgctgaggccggctttgaacttgccatcctcctgcctcagccttccgagcctctgggattacaagtgtgcgccaccatgcaCAAACTGGGAGTACAGCATTTTTGATCCTtaataatcaagaaaaataacatgttttaTGATTATTAGACAAATATGCCCTATGGCTTCTAAAAACGATGGTAAAGTAGAGCTTATAAGCAAAACTTCAGAGTATAAAATTTTCAGACAATATCTTAGAAAAATTTTCTCAAGCTTAATCTGTATGATAGATtgctaagaataaaaatattgtattgtcCATTATAATTGATAGGATTTGGAAGTAGGCAAGTACTAAAAGTATGTATCAAAGGTTTTTCTAAAGAAAGAGATCAATATAATAGTCTATTCTAATTTGTGtttataaatgaaagtaaaaatattttccaactaTGAAGCAAATATTGCCATCCTTTGGcaggaaaaaatatatgcatgtatataaagTATTACATTATGATGATGCAAGTGCAAAACTGATCCTAATAAGAGGCAATTTGATACTTGATTTTCAGTATCAGTATTCATAAGATAAATATGCTCTGGGTTCATAACATTTGGGTGAGCATCTAGTTACATTCAGGGACATAAAAAAATACCCTCAAAACCAGGACGATAGTGAATTAAAATTTGGGTTTCCTATGTAGACATTTCAAAAGTTCTaataaaattgtttctaaataatt
This is a stretch of genomic DNA from Ictidomys tridecemlineatus isolate mIctTri1 chromosome 2, mIctTri1.hap1, whole genome shotgun sequence. It encodes these proteins:
- the Mplkip gene encoding M-phase-specific PLK1-interacting protein yields the protein MHRPNFRPPTPPYPAPGVGGWGGGSGFRGTPGGGGPRPPSPRDGYGSPHHTPPYGHRSRPYGSSHSPRHGGSFSGGRFGSPSPGGYPGSYSKSPAGSQQQFGYSPGQQQTHPQGSPRTSTPFGSGRGREKRMSNELESYFKPSMLEDPWAGLEPVSVVDISQQYSNTQTFTGKKGRYFC